The Vicinamibacteria bacterium genomic sequence GGGTGACGGAAGCTTCGGAATCTCCTGCGGGGAGCTCGAGACGATGGTGCGGCTGGCGCTTCCCGTCACGCTCATCGTCTTCAACAATCGAGGGTACGGGTGGATCAAGGCGGGCCAGAAGGTCCGCGGTGGCAAATACTACTCGGTGGACTTCTCGGACTCCGACCATGCGGCCATTGCACGCGCTTTCGGCCTGAAGGCGCGTCGCATCGAGAACCCCAGTGAGATCGCGTCCGCCCTCGAAGAGGGGCTTTCGAACAAGGGCCCTTATCTCCTCGACATCGTGACCCAGCCGCTCGAGGAAGCGAGAGCACCCGTCTCGAAGTGGATCGCCTGACTCGGCGCGACGTCGTCTCGGGAGGGGCACTAATCCTTCTCGCGCTCCTGTACTATCTGGCGACCCTCGAGCTGCCCGCAGGAGACGGTGAGCCAGGACCGGCCTTTTTTCCTCGACTCCTCGCTGCGGTGCTGCTCGCTCTCGGGGTGCGGATCGTTCTCCGGGGACTCCGAGAAGCAGGCCAGGCGGACCTTTCGGAGCTGAGAAAGCCTACCCTCCTCATTGTCGCGACCGTCGCCTACCTCGCGATTTTCGCGCACCTGGGATTCGTCCTTAGCACGCTCGCCTACACCTTGTTCACCGCCCGCCTCCTCGGAGGCCGCGGCGTCTCCAGTCTGCTCGTGCCGCTGGTCGCCACGGCAATCGTCTACGCGCTCTTCGCCGTCGGTCTCGCGCTTCCCCTTCCCTGATGAGTGCTTTCGGGTTTCTCGCCGGCGGCGTGCTGCTCGGCATCGTGGTCGGTGCTATTCCCGGTCTCACCGCAACGCTCGCCATTTCGCTGTTGCTCCCCTTCACGTTCTCGTTGCCCCCGGCCGAAGCCTTGCTCGCGCTCACCGGTATTTACGTCGGCGGGATTTTCGGCGGCGCAATCACCGCGATCACGCTCCGCATTCCCGGCGCTCCGGCGAACACGATGACCCTCCTCGATGGCCACGCGATGGCGCGGGCTGGACGCGCCGAAGGGGCGTTGGGCCTCGCAATTTTCAGCTCGACCGTGGGTGGGCTCTTCGGCGGCGTCGTGCTCGTGCTCCTCGCGCCCCAGCTTGCGAGGCTCGCGCTTCGCTTTCAGTCGCCCGAGATGTTCTCGATGGTCGTGCTCGCCCTCGTCGCCGTGGCCTCGGTCTCTGTCGGACCCCTTTCCAAGGGACTCGCGGCGACCGTGCTCGGACTGATGCTCTCGACGCTCGGTCTCGACAAGCTCGTTCCCGTGCCGCGCTTCACCTTCGGCGTCCCCGATCTGCTCGTCGGGGTCCCGCTCCTCCCCGTCGTGATCGGATTGTTCGCCCTGTCGGAAATGTTTCGTCAGAGTGCCGAGCCCGAATCGAGCGGCGCGGGGCGCATCCACCTCTCCTTCCGAGGGATGCTCGCGTTCGTTCCGATGCTCGAGACGGTTGGGTTCCGGCTCTTCGCCAAGAGTGCCGCGATCGGCGCTTTCATCGGGGCGCTACCCGGGGGCGGTGCGGCCATGGCGGCGTTTCTCGCGTACAGCGAGGCAAAGCGCGGCTCGGATCACCCGGAGAAGTTCGGAACCGGCATCCCCGAAGGGATCGCGGCGCCCGAGACGGCGAACAACGCGATGACCGGAGGGGCGTTCGTTCCCATGCTCGCTTTCGGCATCCCCGGCGACGCGGTGACGGCCGTCATTCTGGGAGGCCTGCTGATCCAGGGGATGACTCCCGGACCGATGATGTTTCGGGAAAATCGCGAGCTGATGACCACGCTGTTCGCCGGGTTCTTCGGGGCATATTTGATTCTCTTCGTTCTGGGCCTGGGACTCCTTCCACTCTTCGCTCGGATGGGAGCGCTCCGGCGATGTCACCTCTATCCGGTGATTGCCGTCGTGGCGCTCGTGGCGGCTTATGCCTCGGAACGCACGATGTTCGCCATGGGTCTTTCCGTAGTCGTCGGAGTCCTCGGATACGGGCTGACACGATTCGGCTATCCGCTCGTCCCTGTCCTCCTGGGCTTTCTTCTCGGTCCGCTGCTCGAGACCAACTTTCGGCGCGCTCTGATCGTCTCGGACAACGGGTGGTGGGTTTTCGTCACATCTCCGATCGGTGCATTGCTCTTGGCGACTGCGTGCCTGGTCGCTTTCTGGCTCGGGCGCGGCCATGAAAGGCGCTTCCCCACAGAGCCGGGGAGGCCCCCGAGCTCGACGTAAGCCAGTTGTAGTTATAATGATCGGATTGAGAAACCAACCGACTCGACACCTCGCCATTCAGTCCGCCATCTATCTCATTGGGATATTGACTTACTCGACCTTGGCCGCCGCTCCCCTGTCCGGGGACGATGACGTCGAGCTCGGAAAGGAAGTCTACGAACGGGCCTGCCTGGAATGTCACGGAGACCAGGGGCACGGGGACGGCAAGACCTCGCGCGAACGCAAGTTCCAGGCGCGCGATTTCGCGCTCGGATCGTTCAAGTGCCGCTGCACGCCGAACGGAGAGCTCCCCACGGACGAGGATTTGCTCCGGACCGTGACCAAGGGCATTCCGGGTACGCCGATGCGCAAGTTCGAAGGCACTCTTTCTCTCGAAGAGAGACGAGCCGTCGTTGCCTATATCAAGTCGTTGACGCCACGGTTCGCGAACGAACAAGCGCCAGCGTGTACGCCGGTGCCCGAGCCGCTGGCGGCAACGGCTGAGCTCATTTACGAGGGCTCACAGGTCTATCGGGTGATGCGATGCTGGACCTGTCACGGCGTCGACGGCGGAGGACAGGGTCCGGCGGCGCGCGGTTTGAAGGACGACTGGGGTAACCCAATCCGCGTCTATGATTTTACCCGCGCCAACCGCTTCAAATGCGGTGGCTCGGAGGCCGACATCTACCGCCTTCTCCATACGGGCATGAACGGCTCGCCGATGCCGTCATTCAGCGACGCGTTTTTCTTTCCGAGCGAGAGCGCAGGGAGCGCGCGCTCGTTCGAGGATGCATTCGATGCGAACGGCATCGAGCAAATCCTGGACTACATCGCCACCCAACCCGATAATGCGACCCTCGACGCGATGACGCCGGCCGAGAAAGAGGCGCTCAGGGCGCGGCGAACCTGGGCGCTCGTCCACTACCTGCGCTCGCTGGGCGGGCGCTAGCCTAGTCAGGCTGATGAAAAAGTACAGTCCAGCCTGCGCGAGCGGAGCGAGCCCGGCGCGCCTACCGCGCCGTAAGCAGCCCGAGCCGTGGCGGCTCGATCGATTACGGGTCCCGCCACGGCATTGAGCACAGTAGTGATGAAACCGCCGCCTCGGCGTTGCGGCACCACGTGAAATTCGCGCTCGTTTGCGCTTACTGTCGCCTTCGGGAGGAGGCCTCGACTGCGGGACGACGCTGCTCCGAGTGCGACGGACCCTTCGTCGTCGAAGTGGACCGCCCGGCTCTGACCGATGCCCGTGACGTTCCCGCCGAAGCCGGTCTTCCCGGTATCTGGAGATACCTTCCCCTGCTTCCTCTCGAGCGTCGCGATGCTATCGTTTCGCTTCACGAGGGCGGAACGCCGCTCGTCGCCGCCCGCCGGCTGGGCGAGCGAATCGGGGTATCGAGTTTGTTTCTGAAGGACGAATCGCGCAACCCGACGGGCTCGTTCAAGGACCGGATGCTCGCTCTCGGAGTCTCCCGGGCGGTCGAGCTCGGGAAGTCGACCATCGTCGTCCAGTCCTCGGGGAACGTCGCCGCGGCCGCGGCGGCTTATGCTGCGAAGGCCGGGCTCAGGGCCAAGATCTTCGTGCCGCGAACCGTTCCGGAAGAGAAGCTCCTTCAGATCCAGTTGTACGGCGGAGACCTCTTCCGCATCGACCATGATTCACCTGCCGCGGTGTTCCGTCTGATGGACGAGGTTGCGAAGGCGCTCGGCTGGTACGTCGTCTCGACGACGGCGCTCTACAACCCCTTCACGCTCGAAGGCGCAAGGACGATCGCCTACGAGCTTTTCGAGCAGACCGGCGGCGAGCTTCCCGAATGGATCGTCGTGCCGGTGGGGGGAGGCGGGAACCTCGGTACGATCTGGCGGGCGTTCCGGGAACTGAATGAGCTCGGCCTCGTCGATCGTCTTCCCCGCATGGTCGGCGTGCAAGCGGAAGGCTGCGCCCCTTTCGTGGAAGCGGTGCGACTCGGCCGCTCCGCCGAAGAAACGGCGAAGATACGGTGGCCCGAGATCCGAACGGTGTGCGGCCCCATCGCGGACGATGTGGTGTTCGACGCCCACGTGGCCCTTCCGGCGGTGCGGGAGTCCTTTGGAACGGCGGTGGCCGTGAGCGACACCGAGACGCTCGACGCGGAAGCGATGCTGGCCCGGATGGAGGGAGTGTTCGTCGAGCCCTCGAGCGCGACGACCATCGCGGCGCTCCGGCGCCTCGCCATGGAGGGGATCGTGAGGCAAGAGAGCTCCGTCTGTTGCATCCTGACGGGGACGGGATTCAAGGACATGGCCTCGGCACGCAAAATCGTTTCGCTCCCGGACCTCGTTGCACCAACCGTGGAAGCCGTCTTGGACCGCGCGGAGGCGTAACTCAGCTCAGGTCCGAACGATTGCGGAGGAAGTAGAAGAGCACTCCCGCCCCCACGATGACGAGGCCATAGAGCGAGCTTCTCGTGGACTCCACAATCGTATTGACGACGAACACCGAGGAGACGACGACAAAGATGAGGACGGGAAACGGATAGAGCGGAACGCGATAAGGCCGCGACCACTCCGGGTGGAGGCGCCTCAAGACCACCACCGAGAACGCGACCATGGTGAACAGAATCCAGTTGGCGAACATGGACATCGTG encodes the following:
- a CDS encoding tripartite tricarboxylate transporter TctB family protein — translated: MDRLTRRDVVSGGALILLALLYYLATLELPAGDGEPGPAFFPRLLAAVLLALGVRIVLRGLREAGQADLSELRKPTLLIVATVAYLAIFAHLGFVLSTLAYTLFTARLLGGRGVSSLLVPLVATAIVYALFAVGLALPLP
- a CDS encoding threonine synthase; translation: MKFALVCAYCRLREEASTAGRRCSECDGPFVVEVDRPALTDARDVPAEAGLPGIWRYLPLLPLERRDAIVSLHEGGTPLVAARRLGERIGVSSLFLKDESRNPTGSFKDRMLALGVSRAVELGKSTIVVQSSGNVAAAAAAYAAKAGLRAKIFVPRTVPEEKLLQIQLYGGDLFRIDHDSPAAVFRLMDEVAKALGWYVVSTTALYNPFTLEGARTIAYELFEQTGGELPEWIVVPVGGGGNLGTIWRAFRELNELGLVDRLPRMVGVQAEGCAPFVEAVRLGRSAEETAKIRWPEIRTVCGPIADDVVFDAHVALPAVRESFGTAVAVSDTETLDAEAMLARMEGVFVEPSSATTIAALRRLAMEGIVRQESSVCCILTGTGFKDMASARKIVSLPDLVAPTVEAVLDRAEA
- a CDS encoding tripartite tricarboxylate transporter permease, which translates into the protein MSAFGFLAGGVLLGIVVGAIPGLTATLAISLLLPFTFSLPPAEALLALTGIYVGGIFGGAITAITLRIPGAPANTMTLLDGHAMARAGRAEGALGLAIFSSTVGGLFGGVVLVLLAPQLARLALRFQSPEMFSMVVLALVAVASVSVGPLSKGLAATVLGLMLSTLGLDKLVPVPRFTFGVPDLLVGVPLLPVVIGLFALSEMFRQSAEPESSGAGRIHLSFRGMLAFVPMLETVGFRLFAKSAAIGAFIGALPGGGAAMAAFLAYSEAKRGSDHPEKFGTGIPEGIAAPETANNAMTGGAFVPMLAFGIPGDAVTAVILGGLLIQGMTPGPMMFRENRELMTTLFAGFFGAYLILFVLGLGLLPLFARMGALRRCHLYPVIAVVALVAAYASERTMFAMGLSVVVGVLGYGLTRFGYPLVPVLLGFLLGPLLETNFRRALIVSDNGWWVFVTSPIGALLLATACLVAFWLGRGHERRFPTEPGRPPSST
- a CDS encoding c-type cytochrome, encoding MRNQPTRHLAIQSAIYLIGILTYSTLAAAPLSGDDDVELGKEVYERACLECHGDQGHGDGKTSRERKFQARDFALGSFKCRCTPNGELPTDEDLLRTVTKGIPGTPMRKFEGTLSLEERRAVVAYIKSLTPRFANEQAPACTPVPEPLAATAELIYEGSQVYRVMRCWTCHGVDGGGQGPAARGLKDDWGNPIRVYDFTRANRFKCGGSEADIYRLLHTGMNGSPMPSFSDAFFFPSESAGSARSFEDAFDANGIEQILDYIATQPDNATLDAMTPAEKEALRARRTWALVHYLRSLGGR